The DNA window GACTTCTGATAATCCTGCTCGGATCCATAATCATCTATCATAATCTCAGGCAATAATAGTTCTGACTTATTGAATTTGATCCGTGAATCAAAGTCATAAATCGAGTTTGTTACTCCCAGAAATGCGCCATAAACTTCTTGCAAAGAAATCATAACGACGAGTGGCGGGGGTATATCAAGCGCTCTTAAACCATTCAGATAGCCAGGTAACACTTCAAAAATATAGTTATCAAAACTTAAACTGGGAATAACTTTCATTCCCTCGTGTTCTCTAACGAGGCTAGCCTTCGTAGCCTCAATTATTCCGTTTCTAAATATTTGCGTATACCCATAACACTTATCTCCATCCCGAACAATTAGAACTCCGTCAAAGTTGAACTGATGATTATAACCCATGGAAGAGATTGGTCGAAAAAATGAATGATGATTAAATATTTGCTTTACATCTAAAGCCGAGGTATAACTAAAAGCAGATAAGGGAATCACATGAAGAATCAATCTCCCTTGAGCTTCTATTTTTATCGGTCCTTCATCGGCCGACAATATTGCTAAACGTTCTCTGCGAAAAGCAATTATTCGGTCATGTAATGTTGCTGAAAGGGTGAAAAGAGATCTTAATTCCTCAACACTGACTTCATGCGCGCCAGCGGAGTTACGAATATAAAACCGATTGACATTCTTAGCTCTGACACGATGAGGTGGATTCCAACTTCTAGGAATGCGAAGTACTAATGCGAAATGTTCTGAATCCACAGGAATTGCTTTCATTCTAATGCCAGTGATACGCGGCTCAATCCCGTCACGAACTAAATTTTCCAAGTATTGAATTGCCTTATCCGGAATAGCATTTTGCAAGCCAGAAAGTTCTGTCGGGATTCCATCTCTTGCAGTCATTCCGATGATAAGATGGCCCCCAAATGAATTGGCAAAAGATGAAATATCCTTTAAAGCTTCTTTTTTATCATCGTCAGATGACCCGTAGAAGTCTCGTTTATACTCAATATTCAATCCTTCAGGAACCTCTGCATTGATAAGATCCTTAAGGTCATCTACTGAGACATCATAAAAATTGAGATTTCCTAATGACATTGACTTTTCAGTGTCTAAATCTAATATATAACACTTTCTCTTCAGTTGTTAATTACCAATATAATCTACTTTTAGGGCAAGTATACCACAGGGTGCGGTGCACATACAGGAAACCACTGAGATGACCGAGAGTCTTTCAGATCAATTGAACTAACTGATAGGTTTCGCCCTATATTGTGCTGGGAAGATGGCCTGCGTAAAAGTCAGACAACTTTTTTCGTTCCTTCCTGGAGCCAACACTGTTGCTTTCTTACCACAGCACAAGGTTTCTGTTGGCATTAGATAGTCAGGGGAAATCCAACAGATAGAGGTTTCGTGTAGTACCCACCGAAATCCAACTCATACAAAATCCAACGGAGAATTTAGCTCCGGGGTATGCTACTCAAAAGTTCGAGTCCGTGTCCGAGCAAACAAAAATAGCATATTGTTGTTATCTGCCAAATGCCCGAATGAAGGGTCAGCCTTATTTATTCGCCGCATTGAACTCGCTATCAGGCAGGGATGTTGAGCGATGGATGGAAACTTAGACACTCTCTACAGTGGCAATCTGTCGCAAGCTTGTGATATCGCGTAACGGCGAGTTGCCAAACAGACGGCTGTACTCTCGGCTGAATTGTGAGGGGCTCTCATAGCCGACCTGAAGCGCGGCGGTTGTTGCATCCAGACGTTCGGTGAGCATCAACCGCCGCGCTTCGTTCAAACGCAACCATTTTTGATACTGCAGCGGGCTCATGGCCGTCAGCGCCCGGAAGTGATGGTGGAAGGTCGATGTGCTCATATGGACTTGCGTTGCGAGGTCGTCAATACGCAGAGGCTTGGTGTAGTGGCCCTTCAGCCAATCGATCGCCCGCGCTATCTGATGACTCTGACTTCCTGCCGACGCCATCTGGCGCAGACGCGCACCCTGATCGCTGACCAGTAAACGGTAAAATATTTCCCGCTTGATGATCGGCGCAAGGATCGGGATATCCTTCGGCTCAACAAGCAGGTCGATCAACCGTTGAAAGGCGGTTAGCAGCGGCAACGTGACCTCGCCCGTCGCCATGCCACGACTCGATTGCTGCAGACGCGGCGGGGGCAGATTGCTATCCACCATCAGTTGTGAGATCTCGCGCTGATCAAGTTTCAATATGAGCCCAAGGAAAGGCTTATCCGGACTCGCCTCGATGATCTGCACAACCGTAGGCAGATCAACGGACGTGATCAAGAAATGGTGCGCATCATAAACATATATATCATCTCCGAGCATTACGCGTTTTGCACCTTGTGTTGTCAAACAAATACTCGGCTCGTACATAGCGCTCGCAGTCTGAGTCGGCTCATCCCGCCGAAAGAATGACAACTCGGGAATTGCGGTCATGATCCTGTCTGGTTTATCAGTCCATCGTGCAATACTCTTTGCCAACGCCTCAATCGCAACTCGCAGGGTGTCATTCTCGATTATGTCATTCTTGGTTGCCTTGTCCATAGATTTCTCCTTTCCTTAATAATATCAGGCCTCGCTCCCCCATAACAACATTTAATGGAGCTATCGGACGATTAGGCAAGAAATTAGCAGGATTGGTCTACCCGCCTTTGCTTTTTCAGGAGTACAATAAAATCATCACAGGGTGGCAAATGGATGCGAGCAAACTCTACGAAATAATTCGATTCTAATCAGGCAAAAGGAGAAACAATGCAAAAACGTAAACTAGGAAAAAGCGGCCTGGAAGTTTCGGCTCTCGGACTCGGCTGCATGGGGATGACGTACGGTTATGGTCCGGGTGGAGACAAGCAGGAGATGATCGCTCTTATACGGAAAGCCGTGGAGATGGGAGTCACGTTCTTCGATACTGCCGAGGCCTATGGTGCCACGAATGAAGAGCTTGTGGGAGAAGCGCTCGCTCCTTTCCGTGGCAGAGTGGCGATAGCGACCAAGTTCGGGATCAAGCACGATGCAAGAGGGCAGCAGTTCCAAGACAGTCGACCCGAGGGCATCAGGCAGAGCCTCGAAGGCTCGCTCAAGAGGCTCAAGGTCGATGTCATCGATCTATACTATCAACACCGTGTTGACGTGAATGTGCCGATCGAGGACGTGGCAGGAACGGTGAAGGACCTGATTCGGGAAGGTAAGGTCAAGCATTTCGGCCTCTCTGAACCGGGAGTAAAGACGATCCGCCGCGCGCACGCGGTCCAGCCGATTACCGCGATCCAGAGCGAATACTCGCTGTGGTGGAAACGCCCTGAGGAGGAATTGTTGCCGACGCTCGAGGAACTCGGGATCGGGCTCGTTCCCTTCAGTCCTCTCGGGAAAGGCTTCCTCACCGGAAAGATCGACGAGAAGACGACTTTCGATAAGTCTGACTTCCGCAACATAGTTCCTCGCTTTACGCCGGAGGCCAGGAAAGCGAACCAGGCCCTGGTCGATCTGCTTAAAATGATCGCAGAACGGAAGAAGGCGACGCCTGCTCAGATAGCGCTCGCCTGGCTGCTTGCGCAGAAGCCGTGGATAGTACCGATCCCGGGCACCAAAAAGCTTTCTCGCCTGGAAGAGAATCTCGGAGCAGCTACACTCGAGCTTACGTCCGACGATCTCCGTGAGATCGATAGCGCAGCCTCAAAGATCACGATCGAAGGGGCTCGATATCCCGAAATCCTGGAAAAAAGGACCGGTATCTAACCGGAATAACTATGGAGGAAAGAACAATGACAATGAATGTACTTGGTTACGCAGCTCAGTCCGCCAAGGATTCCTTAGCGCCATTTCGCTTTGAACGCCGCGATCAGCGGCCTGACGACGTGGCTATCGAGATACTCTACTGCGGCGTATGCCATTCTGACCTGCATACCGTCCGCAATGACTGGGCCAGCTGGTTTCCCACGACGTACGCGGTCGTGCCCGGCCATGAAATTATTGGCCGCGTGGTAAGCGTCGGAAAGGATGTCAAACGCTTCAAACCGGGAGATCATGTCGGTGTTGGCTGTATGGTCGATTCCTGCCAGAAGTGCACAGCCTGCGAACAGGGACATGAACAGTATTGCTCGGAGATCGCAACATTCACCTATAACCATATTGATCGCCGTGACAAGATGCCTACCTATGGCGGGTATTCCGAGAAGATCGTGGTGTCGGATAAGTTTGTGCTCAAGATTCCCGATGGGCTGGACCTGAAAGGAGCAGCGCCCCTCCTCTGCGCAGGCATCACTACGTGGTCGCCGCTCCGCCACTGGAAAGTGGAGAAGGGCAGCAAGGTGGCGGTGATCGGCCTGGGCGGACTGGGTCACATGGCCCTGAAGCTGGCAAAGGCACTTGGTGCCGAAGTCACGCTGTTCACCCGTACACCAGGCAAAGAGAAGGACGCCCGTCGACTGGGCGCCCACAATGTCGTGCTCTCTACCGACAAAGGCCAGATGACGTCCGTGCAGGGACGTTTCGATCTGATCATCGATACTGTGCCCTATGTCCATGACCTCAACCACTATCTGCCGACGCTGACGGTCAACGGCACGCTGGTGCTTCTCGGGTATCTGGGTGATCTGGAGTCGATGCTGAGCACTGTTCCCTTGGTGATGGGGCGTAGGTCGGTTGCGGGGTCAGTCATCGGCGGTATTGCCGAGACCCAGGAGATGCTCGATTTCTGCGGCAAACACGGCATCACGTCCGATATTGAAGTGATCAAGATCCAGGATATCAATAAAGCGTATGAACGTATGCTTAAAAGCGATGTGAAGTACCGTTTTGTGATCGACATGGCATCGCTGAAAGTTTAATGCCGAGGAGGTTGTCATGAAGAGTGTCACGGTTTCAATAGGATCCGGGTCTATAGGTGTCGCAATCGCACGCAGAGTGAGCGCTGGAAAACACATTCTGCTTGCCGATTTAAAAAAACAGAATGCGGACGCCGCAGCCGCAGTTTTAAGTGACGCAGGATTTGAAGTCAGCACTGCGACCGTCGATGTATCCTCGCGCGAAGCAGTTAAGAGCCTTGCTCAGAAGGCTGCAACACTCGGAGAGGTGACGGGAGTCATCCACGCTGCCGGAGTTTCACCCTCGCAAGCTTCGCCGAAGGCTATTTTGTCGGTTGATATGTATGGCACTGCGCTCGTGCTTGAGGAATTTGGGAATATCATAGCACGCGGAGGTACCGGTGTGGTCATCGCCTCGCAATCTGGTCATCGTCTAGGCGCTCTTACGGATGAACAAAATAAACTTCTCGCCACCACCCCAGCCGATCAGCTTTTATCGCTTCCGATGCTTCAGCTTGATCAAGTGAAGGATTCCTTGCACGCTTATCAACTTTCAAAACGCGGGAACGCTTTGCGCGTAATGGCGGAAGCTGTCAGATGGGGTAAGCGCGGCGCGCGAATCAATACGATTAGTCCGGGGATTATTATCACACCACTCGCAAAAGATGAGCTGACCGGTCCTCGCGGAGAAGGTTACCGTCGCATGATTGAGCTTTGCCCCGTCGGAAGAGCGGGCACGCCTGATGAGGTTGCCAATGTCGCAGCCCTTCTCATGGGTCCGGAAGGTGCGTTTATCACGGGAAGCGATTTTCTGATGGATGGCGGAGTTACATCTTCGTATTTCTTTGGTGAGCTTGCTCCGTGAGGAGCAGCTGGAACGAAGAAAAATATGAATATCGAAAGATGCAAGAGTGGAAGTGATGTGACTCGATTTCTGCGGCAGGCATAGCTGAATGCATGATAAAGTCGATAGATAAGGAGATAATAAAATGGATATAAAACGAAGCGGTTCACAACCATCCGGCAAGGGACCGGAAGAGTATTTCACCGGAACGGTGCGTGTT is part of the Thermodesulfovibrionales bacterium genome and encodes:
- a CDS encoding ATP-binding protein → MSLGNLNFYDVSVDDLKDLINAEVPEGLNIEYKRDFYGSSDDDKKEALKDISSFANSFGGHLIIGMTARDGIPTELSGLQNAIPDKAIQYLENLVRDGIEPRITGIRMKAIPVDSEHFALVLRIPRSWNPPHRVRAKNVNRFYIRNSAGAHEVSVEELRSLFTLSATLHDRIIAFRRERLAILSADEGPIKIEAQGRLILHVIPLSAFSYTSALDVKQIFNHHSFFRPISSMGYNHQFNFDGVLIVRDGDKCYGYTQIFRNGIIEATKASLVREHEGMKVIPSLSFDNYIFEVLPGYLNGLRALDIPPPLVVMISLQEVYGAFLGVTNSIYDFDSRIKFNKSELLLPEIMIDDYGSEQDYQKSMKPAFDALWNAAGYAASKYFNEKDIWVGEQNNA
- a CDS encoding AraC family transcriptional regulator, translating into MDKATKNDIIENDTLRVAIEALAKSIARWTDKPDRIMTAIPELSFFRRDEPTQTASAMYEPSICLTTQGAKRVMLGDDIYVYDAHHFLITSVDLPTVVQIIEASPDKPFLGLILKLDQREISQLMVDSNLPPPRLQQSSRGMATGEVTLPLLTAFQRLIDLLVEPKDIPILAPIIKREIFYRLLVSDQGARLRQMASAGSQSHQIARAIDWLKGHYTKPLRIDDLATQVHMSTSTFHHHFRALTAMSPLQYQKWLRLNEARRLMLTERLDATTAALQVGYESPSQFSREYSRLFGNSPLRDITSLRQIATVESV
- a CDS encoding aldo/keto reductase, coding for MQKRKLGKSGLEVSALGLGCMGMTYGYGPGGDKQEMIALIRKAVEMGVTFFDTAEAYGATNEELVGEALAPFRGRVAIATKFGIKHDARGQQFQDSRPEGIRQSLEGSLKRLKVDVIDLYYQHRVDVNVPIEDVAGTVKDLIREGKVKHFGLSEPGVKTIRRAHAVQPITAIQSEYSLWWKRPEEELLPTLEELGIGLVPFSPLGKGFLTGKIDEKTTFDKSDFRNIVPRFTPEARKANQALVDLLKMIAERKKATPAQIALAWLLAQKPWIVPIPGTKKLSRLEENLGAATLELTSDDLREIDSAASKITIEGARYPEILEKRTGI
- a CDS encoding NAD(P)-dependent alcohol dehydrogenase, translated to MTMNVLGYAAQSAKDSLAPFRFERRDQRPDDVAIEILYCGVCHSDLHTVRNDWASWFPTTYAVVPGHEIIGRVVSVGKDVKRFKPGDHVGVGCMVDSCQKCTACEQGHEQYCSEIATFTYNHIDRRDKMPTYGGYSEKIVVSDKFVLKIPDGLDLKGAAPLLCAGITTWSPLRHWKVEKGSKVAVIGLGGLGHMALKLAKALGAEVTLFTRTPGKEKDARRLGAHNVVLSTDKGQMTSVQGRFDLIIDTVPYVHDLNHYLPTLTVNGTLVLLGYLGDLESMLSTVPLVMGRRSVAGSVIGGIAETQEMLDFCGKHGITSDIEVIKIQDINKAYERMLKSDVKYRFVIDMASLKV
- a CDS encoding SDR family oxidoreductase — its product is MKSVTVSIGSGSIGVAIARRVSAGKHILLADLKKQNADAAAAVLSDAGFEVSTATVDVSSREAVKSLAQKAATLGEVTGVIHAAGVSPSQASPKAILSVDMYGTALVLEEFGNIIARGGTGVVIASQSGHRLGALTDEQNKLLATTPADQLLSLPMLQLDQVKDSLHAYQLSKRGNALRVMAEAVRWGKRGARINTISPGIIITPLAKDELTGPRGEGYRRMIELCPVGRAGTPDEVANVAALLMGPEGAFITGSDFLMDGGVTSSYFFGELAP